The region TCCACTTGGTGCATCAGCTTTTTTGTTGTGATGCATTTCTGTCAATTCAGCGAACTCATAAAAACGAGCCGCTGATGCGGCGGCTTGCTGGAGCAAAACCATACCAACTGAAAAATTTGGAATAATAGCCGAACCAAGAGAAGCTTTTTCTGCAAATTTAGAGAGATCTTCTAATTGATCAGTTGTTATTCCAGTAGTGCCAATTACAGGATGAACTCCATAAGCAATAGAAGTACGAGTGTGTTTATAAGCAACCTTGGGATGAGTGAAATCAACTAGTACAGGTCCATTAGTTGATCCATCCTTAGGAACGTTCTGACTTGCCGCACACAAAGAACCTTCGAAATCACTTGAAATAAATACATTAAGAGGTCCTATGCCTATTAATGACCCGATATCTTGACCTTCTTTTTCCTTCTGATTATCAATTGCACCAACAAGTTGATAATCTTTGGATGAATTAATTGCTTTAATAACCTCAGATCCCATTCGGCCTAGGGCTCCTGCAACTAAAACTGGTATTGATTGATTGGCAGAACTCATTGAATTTCTTTTTTTACAATCATATTTGACATCCCTTGTAACACGCATTTACTAAATAACACACTAAAGGGCCACTGAACACTAGGCTTGGTCGAATTCCGATAGAAGAAAAGATGTTTACACAGGTTCGCTCAGCCAATCGCAGAGTTTCACCTGTCGAGAATCACAAGCATAAAGCAGTGATGAAGGCCGTTTATGTGGTTCTTGAGCCTCAATATCAAAATGCTCTTACACAAGCTGCTAATTCATTAAATTCTCAAAATGGTCCCATTGGAATTGAACTTAATGGATATTTAATTGAAGAACTAAGAGACAATGCCAATTATGAAAGCTTTAAAAAAGATATAGAAAAAGCTGATCTATTCGTAGCTTCACTGATTTTTATTGAAGATTTAGCACAAAAAGTTGTTGAAGCAGTTGAACCTCATAAGGAAAATCTTAAAGCTGCGGTTGTATTTCCATCAATGCCCGAAGTGATGCGATTGAACAAATTGGGTACTTTTTCTATGGCCCAGTTAGGTCAAAGTAAAAGCATCATTGGTGATTTCATGAAGAAGAGGAAAGAATCAGGTGGTGCTGGCTTTCAAGATTCAATGTTGAAGCTTCTAAATACTCTTCCCTCAATTCTTAAGTATCTACCGGTTGACAAGGCTCAAGATGCTCGCAGTTTTATGCTTAGTTTTCAATATTGGTTAGGAGGGACTCCAGATAATCTGAAAAATTTCCTACTAATGCTTGGGCGCAAATATGTATTTGCAGAACTAAACATTGAAGAAGAAAAAATAGAAGTTGCAGAGCCTGAAGTATTCCCAGATTTAGGAATATGGCATCCTCTAGCACCAAATATGTTTGAGGATAAAAAAGAATATCTAAATTGGACTGCATCTAGAGATGACCTATCAAATAAGACCAAAGAAGGCCCAGTAATTGGTCTTGTACTTCAAAGAAGTCATATTGTTACTGGAGATGATGCTCACTACGTTGCCGTAATTCAAGAACTTGAATATAGGGGCGCAACAGTTATACCTATTTTTTGTGGTGGTTTAGATTTTTCTAAGCCAGTCAATGAATTTTATTACGATCCAATCAACCCAGACAAGCCAATTGTAGACGGAGTTGTATCACTTACTGGTTTTGCACTTGTAGGAGGTCCTGCAAGGCAAGATCACCCAAAAGCAATAGATGCATTAAAAAAACTCAATCGACCTTATATGGTTGCTCTTCCACTAGTTTTTCAAACAACACAAGAATGGGAAGGAAGTGATCTAGGTCTTCATCCCGTTCAAGTTGCGCTTCAGATTGCAATTCCTGAATTAGATGGAGCTATTGAGCCAATAGTATTATCTGGTCGTGATGATGCCACTGGCAAAGCTCATACACTTCAAGACAGAGTAGACGCAATAGCTGAAAGAGCTATTAGATGGTCATCACTAAGAATAAAAAAAAGAGACCAGAAGAAATTAGCAATTACCGTCTTTAGTTTTCCACCTGATAAAGGAAATGTTGGAACAGCTGCATACTTAGATGTGTTTGGCTCAATTTATAGAGTTTTAGAAGAAATGAAGCAGAAAGGTTATGACATAAAAGATATGCCTAGGAATCCAAAAGAATTGATGGAGACATTAATAAATGATCCTGAAGCTTTACAAGGTTCTCCTGAACTATCAATAGCTCATCGAATGAGCGTAAAAGAATATGAAAAATTGACTCCTTATTCTGAAAGGTTAGAAGAAAACTGGGGAAAGCCACCGGGAAATTTAAATAGTGACGGACAAAATCTTCTTATATATGGGAAAGAATTTGGCAATGTATTTGTTGGAGTACAACCAACTTTTGGATATGAAGGCGATCCTATGAGATTGCTTTATTCCAGGAGTGCTAGTCCTCATCATGGTTTTGCAGCTTATTACACTTATTTAGAAAAAGTTTGGAAGGCAGACGCAGTTCTACATTTTGGCACCCACGGATCACTTGAATTCATGCCTGGGAAACAAATGGGTATGAGTGAGACTTGTTATCCCGATTCATTAATTGGAGGTCTGCCTAATCTTTATTACTACGCAGCAAATAATCCTTCAGAAGCAACTATCGCAAAGAGAAGAGGCTATGCATCAACAATTAGTTATTTAACCCCCCCTGCTGAAAATGCTGGACTATATAAAGGTCTAAAAGAACTTGGAGAATTAGTTGGTTCCTATCAACAGTTACGAGAAAGTGGAAGAGGAATTCAAATTGTTAACGCCATAGTTGAAACATCAAAAAAATGTAATCTTGATGAAGATGTAAAACTACCTGAAAAAGATGCCTCCGAATTAGACATAGATGCAAGAGATTTGGTAGTAGGAAATGTTTATAAACAATTAATGGAAATAGAAAGTCGATTACTACCTTGCGGCTTGCACACTATTGGAAAACCAGCGACTGCTGAAGAAGCTATTGCAACATTAGTAAGTATCGCATCTATAGAAAGAGAAGATGATGGAATTAGATCTTTACCAGGTTTATTAGCTGAATCAAAAGGGAAAACAATTGAGGAAGTATATGAAGGCAATAACAAGGGAATATTAGAAGATGTTGAACTTAATAAACTAATTACAGAAACAGCAAGAGATGCCGTTGGTTCAATGGTTAAGTCTCTTACAGGAAGAGATGGGAGAGTAAATATGAAGAAGAATATTTGGACCCTAATTGTTGAATTCTTAAGAGGAATTGGTTTCTCAATCCCATCACCATGGCAAGCATCAGCGAAGAAAGCTGGTTTTGAAAATGTAAATGCAAATTCACTTGATAAATTGTTTGACTATTTAAGATTTTGTTTAGAGCAAATATGTGCAGATAAAGAAATGGAAAGCTTGTTAAAAGCTCTAGATGGTGATTATGTTATTCCTGGCCCAGGTGGAGATCCCATAAGGAATCCTGGAGTATTACCAAGTGGTAAAAATATTCATGCCTTAGATCCCCAATCGATACCAACAGTAGCGGCTGTGGCTTCAGCAAAAGGTGTGGTTGACAAACTTATTGAAAGACAAAAAGAGGAACAAGGTACATGGCCGGAAACTATTGCTTGCGTACTTTGGGGTACTGACAACATTAAAACCTATGGAGAATCACTTGCTCAAATCCTATGGTTCGTAGGTGTAAAACCCAAGCCAGACTCTGTTGGAAGGGTCAATAAATTAGAGCTCCTATCTCTTCAGGAATTAGGAAGACCAAGAATTGATGTAGTAGTGAACTGTTCTGGTGTATTTAGAGATTTATTTATAAACCAAATGGCATTGATTGATCAAGCAGTAAAAATGGCTGCTGAGGCAGATGAGCCAATCGATCAGAATTTCGTAAGAAAACATGCCCTTGAACAGGCAGAAAAGGAAGGGAAAAGCATCAGGGAATCTGCTAGCAGAGTTTTCTCAAACGCAAGTGGCAGTTATAGCTCGAATGTCAATTTAGCAGTAGAGAATTCAACATGGGAAGAAGAAAATGAGTTACAAGAAATGTACCTTTCAAGGAAGACATATGCTTTTAACGCTGATAATCCAGGAGAAATGAATCAGAACAGGGATGTATTTGAATCTGTTATGAAAACAGCTGACGTTACCTTCCAAAACCTTGATTCTTCAGAAATATCACTAACAGATGTAAGTCACTATTTTGATTCAGATCCAACAAATTTAATTAAAAATCTTAGAGATGATGGTAAAGCTCCCAGCAGTTACATAGCAGACACAACTACAGCCAACGCACAGGTCAGATCTTTAAGTGAAACTATTAGATTAGATTCTAGAACAAAATTACTTAATCCAAAATGGTACGAAGGAATGCTCAAGTCTGGATATGAGGGAGTAAGAGAGGTATCAAATAGACTTAATTACACATTAGGATGGAGTGCAACTAGTGGCCAAGTTGATAATTTCGTATATGAAGAGTCAAATGAAACCTTTATAAATGATCCAGAGATGAGGAAGAGATTAATGGAATTGAATCCTCATAGTTTTAGAAGAATAGTCGGTACACTTTTGGAAGTTAATGGGAGAGGATATTGGGAAACATCTGATGAGAATATTGAACAATTAAAAGAACTTTACCAAGAAGTAGAAGATAGAATTGAAGGAGTTAATACAGAAGATTAGTTATATATTAAATAATAGACTTTGTCATTCTTATAACCTGAGAAATTTGTTTAATATCATGAACTCTTAAAATATCAACTCCAGCAATAACGCAACGTGAAGCCACTGCAGAGGTACCAAATATTCTTTTATTAGGGTCCGGTTCATTAAGAACTGACCCGATAAATCTTTTTCTAGAAGCGCCTATTAATACTGGATAATTCATAGAAACAAATTCATCTATTTTTTTAAGCAAGGTTAAGTTTTGATTAACATTCTTTCCAAATCCCAATCCAGGATCAATAATTATTTGTTCATTATTTATACCTTTCAATATTGCTAAATCGATTTGATTTAATAATTCATCTTTCACATTATTAACAACGTTTGAATATGTAGCCAAAGAATCCATTGTCTTACTATTTCCACGACTATGAGTCAAAATATAAGGACAATCTTTATCTGCAATAACACTAAAGATCTCGGGATCATGACGACCACCACTAACATCGTTAATCCAATCGGCACCAGTATTTATTACTTTTTCTGCGACAGAATGATGATAAGTGTCTACAGAAATTGGTATCTCGGGATGTAATAATTTTAATTCTTTTATTAAAGGAAGCAATCTTTTAATCTCAATTTCGGCTCCAACCTCAGATGCACCTGGTCGTGTGCTCTGTGCCCCAATATCTAGAATGTGTGCTCCTTGTTTAATACATAATGATGCATGTTTAATTGCAGACGGTAAGTCAATATAAAGTCCACCATCACTAAATGAATCTTTAGTGATATTTACTATTGCCATTAAATGGGTTTCTCTTTCCCAATGTTCTGGTAGATATTTATTATATTGTTTCGTAATTTGCAATTCTCGCAAAATTTGTAGGATCTAAAGAGGCTCCACCGACTAATACACCATCAATATCTGACATAGACATGATTTCATCAATATTATTTGATTTAACTGATCCACCATATTGAATAATTACATCTTCGTAACCAGTCCATTTACGAATCAATCCGCAAATCCTATTCGCCTCATTTGCTTCACATGTTTTGCCAGTTCCTATTGCCCAAATTGGTTCATAAGCGACTATGAGCCTTTTAACATCAATGCCTTCAAGACCCTGATCAACTTGTCTTCTGATAACCCTTTCTGCTTCACCCAGCTCTCTTTGTTCAATAGTTTCTCCAACACAAACAATTGGAATTAATTGATGATCTTGGGCCGATTGGGCTCTCTTATTTATTTGTTCATCACTTTCACTGAAATACTTTCGTGGCTCACTATGTCCAACAATTGCACATTTAACAGAGAGCTCGTTAAGCATGAGAGGAGAAACCTCGGCTGTATAGGCTCCACTATCCTCCCAATGAACATTTTGGCTAGATAAAGAAAGATATTCGCTTTTATCCTTAATGAACTCAGAGAGAGGGTACAGGGCTGTAAATGGGGGTGCAATAACAATCTCCCTATCTTTTTTTGGTATATCTTTCAATAATGGGATTAATACACGCATGTACTCAATCGCCTCAGTACAAGTCATGTTCATTTTCCAATTCCCTGCAATGACGGGTTTACGCACGCTGGCTCCTCATTTTTCGCTTCTTGCCAACTTACGGCCTAGAGGATCAGAATTTGGAACAATGTATGTTTCATTTGCAAAAATAATTTGATCACCATCAATTAATTTTCTTCCTCTTCTGTTTTCAACTATGCCATTAACTGATATTTTTCCTGATTTAATAATCATTTTAGCTTCTCCTCCAGTCTGAACGATCCCAATAAATTTCAGAAATTGATCTAATTTCATTTAATTGCCTTAAATTAAACATTGATAGTTTGATGGAATGAAACAAAAAAACAAAATAAATTTCATTTACCTGATAGAGAGACTCAAGGGACATTTGCCAATTTTGCTGCTGGGTGGAATAAGCATGTTTGTATATGTAATTTGCTGGCCAATACTCGCATGGCTATCAGGAAAGTTAATACCTGGTATTGGTCAAGGAAATACAAAACTAGTTTTAACTGTAATTTTACAAGCACTAATTATTTTTATAATTCAAAAAACGGCACAATATCTACAAGATAGTCTCCTAGCAAAGCCCGCACTATCAATAAGCCAAGATCTTCGGACAACACTATTTAGAAAACTTCAAAAAAGTAATATACTATTCATAGAAAAACTTTCATCTGGAGATATTGCATACAGACTAACAGAGGATGTTGATCGAGTTGGAGAAGTTATTTATAAATCTATTCAAGATACGACACCATCCATATTTCAATTATTAGCCGTATTTGGTTACATGATATTTATTGACTGGAATTTATCACTTGCAACAATCATATTAGCTCCGTTAATTGCATTATTAGTTAGTAATTTTGGAGGAAGAGTATTAAAAGCATCCGAAAAAAGTCAAAATAAAATTAGCTCTTTAGCAGGTTTGCTTTCAGAGGCAATTCAAGGACTACCAATGGTTAAAGCATTTGCAGTAGAAGAGTGGTTGCAAAATGATTTTGATAAACAAGTTGAATTACATAAAGAAGCCAAATTTAATATGCTTAAGCTTGTAGCCCTTCAACATCCAATAGTTGGCTTAATAGAAGTAATAGGCATTTTGAGTATCCTCTCGATTGGAACATTTAGAATACAAACTGGGGGTATGTCTACCGAAGAATTTGGAAGTTATTTTACGGCACTAATAATGTTAATAGATCCAATAAGCCATATAACTACAAACTACAACGAATTAAAGCAGGGACAAGCATCACTTAGAAGATTAAATGAAATAACAGTCAATCCACATGAAATATCGACATCTAATAGAGGTTTGATACCCAATAAACTAGATGGGAAGATTACATTTAAGAATGTATTTTTTTCGTATAGCCAGGATAATGAAGTAATAGAGGATATAAGTTTAGAGATAGATAGTGGTAAAATCACTGCCCTAGTAGGTCCGTCGGGTGCAGGTAAAAGTACGATCTTTTCATTAATATTAAAATTCATAGAACCTAATAAAGGATCAATATTTATTGATGAGTACAATTTAAACAAAGTAAATACCAACTATTTACGAAGATTAATAGGCATAGTTCCCCAAAAAACATTTATATTTTCAGGGACCATTGCTGAAGCGATAAGATTTGGAAGGTCCACGACCAGACAAAACATTGTAAATGCTGCAAAAATTGCAAATGCTCACGATTTTATTGAACAATTCCCCGATGGCTACGAAACTTTTATAGAAGAAAGAGGTACCAATCTTTCAGGAGGTCAACTGCAAAGAATATCAATAGCAAGAGCTCTAGTAGGAGATCCAACAATTTTATTACTAGATGAAGCTACTAGCGCTTTGGATGCGGAAGCTGAAGAATCCGTTCAAAAAGGTCTTAAACAAGCTATGCATAGTAGAACAGTCTTAGTAATCGCTCATAGATTATCAACAATACAAAAGGCAGATAAAATAGCAGTTATTGAGAAAGGAAGAATATGCGAAGTAGGTAATCATAAAGAATTAATTAATAGGCAGGGAAGATATAAAGAGTTTTGCGATAAACAATTTATTAAAAGCTTTTAAGAATGTAATTAATGCTATATTATATAGAAATTAATATTAATTGAATGTCAAATAGCAAATCAAATGAAATGGAAGCTATTCTAACATTTGAAGATAAAAAATATGATCTTAAAAACTGTCCAAAAGAAGTACAGGAACTCGTGAAAGGTATGCAAGTTGCAGATGCACAATTAAGGATGCATGAAGACACCCTGAAAGTACTAGCAGTCGGTCGTCAACATCTTGCTTCGCAGTTAAAGGCAAAACTTGAAACAATAAATCCTATAAATAATAAGCAATAGTTAAATTTAATATAAAAATATATTTAAGTTGATGAATAATTAAAATTAAAAAAATCTTACAACATAAGTTATATAGGATAGTACAAATACTTATTAAATTATAAACATTAATTATTTCCCATTATCTGTCATTTGTCGACCACGGCATGAGAGAATCTAAAGAAAATATAAAGAGATGGGAACAAAAGGGTATTGGCTCAAACAGGCCAAAATTGAAAGCACAGCTCAATTTATTGAATACGTTAAAACCGTGGTTCCATGGCTTAGATCAGTAGGTGGAACAATTATTGCTAAAGATGTGAATCAAAATTCAGATTTAAACGAATGGGATGGTGGTCAATTAGGGGTAATAGTTGAATTTGAATCTAAAGCTGCTGCTCAAAAGGCATTTAATTCATCAGAATTTCAAGAATATATAAAATATAGCGGAATTGAGAATCAATTATCCCTATCAATAATTGGATAACTGAATTATGATTATGGAATTATAAATAGGTAAATTAAAAATGATAAGAGACTCCTCAACTCTTCAAAAGGGACAAAGTTTAAGAGTTGAAATTAATGAAGTAAAAGATCGACTACCACAAAATATTCTTGAGAAAATAAGAAAGGATCCTGTTGTCGAATTAGTTGGTTATAAAATGGTAGATGGAAATCAATTTGGACTAGTAGTGAAACTTACTAATGGAGAAATAAATTGGTTTTTCGAAAAGGAATTATCAGAAATAATGTAATTATACCTATAATTGAATATTACTTATATGACTAAAAGATACATATTAAGAAAACAAATGATTAATAACCTATATTGAAACAAACCAAATGAAAAGATTATGCCTTACAACCAAATCACCGTTGTACTTGGTGGACTTATGCATATTCCTGCAATAATACTAGTTCTACGATTTATTGAAAACAGATTTAATAATAGAAACTGGACTACTGAAGAGCTTAATTACAATAAAATAACCTAATACTTCTTATTAAGAATAATTTAGAATTTTATTATATTTATACAAGTAATAAAGTAAATAATGAAAACTATAATAATTACAGGCCCATCTGGCTCCGGAAAGTCATATTTAAGTAATAAGCTATCTAAAATATTTTATAATTCAATAGTAATAAAAACTGATTCATATTATAGAGATAATATATTAATCCAAATATTATCAAACTTTATATATGATATTTATGATAGGCCATTTAGTATAAAGAAAGACGAATTAAATAAAACACTTAGATCAATACAAAATGAAGATAGATTTATAACATTTTACAATTATAATTTTATATTGAAAAAATCAACAAAATCAATAAAATCAATCAACTATAATAATGACAATCAATTCTTAATAATAGAAGGAATATTTGCACATAGGTTAGATTTAAACTATCAAGATACTATAAATATTTTATGTGACGGGAGAAAAGACATCTGTTTTCAAAGAAGACTTAAAAGAGATAAGAGAGAAAGAGGAAGAAACAATATAGAAGTTAAAAACAAATTTAAACAGTCATGGAATTTATTCTATAAAAATATTAAATACTATGTTAACAATTATAATGTAATGGAAGTAAATCTATTGAAAAAAGATTCATACAATAGATTAATTATTAATTTAAAAAATATAAAAAATAACTAAGACAAATTAAAAATTTAATTCTCTTAGTTATTCTATGAAAAAAAAAAAAAAAAAAATTAGTACTCTCTACTTTTTCACCTCTGGAGCGTTCATACCATCGTAGTCAGGACCAACCATTAATCCAACAATTGCAAATAATGCAATTGATGCAACTCCAACCAAAACTGCTGTTGGCGCTGGAGTACTAGTTAGGCCAGCAAATAACAAATTGCCCATAAAAGTTAAATAAAGCTAGTTATAAATAGCAGAAAAAGGAATAAATTAATTAATTAGTAACTTGTTTTAAATCAAAAACTGTCAAATAGAAAATTTGATACACAGATAAGAAGCTATTGTTTAAATGCTATAAAATATTAATTACATTGTTATTTAGTAATCGTACACATAAGATTTAAAATTTATCTAGATAGAATCAATTCGTTTGCATTTGATTATTAAAAAAAAAAAAAAAAAAGTGGGTAAACATGAAAAAACATGTCAACCCACCTGATTGATTAGATAAACTAATTATTTAGATGTATTTGGGTCATTAAAACCATCGTAATTAGGGCCAACTACGACAGCCATAATTCCGAATAGGGCCATAAACGCGATACCTATGATTGGTGCAGTAGGAGCTGGTGTACTTAGTAGTCCAGCGAAGGTTAAAGGAAGCATGTTCTTTAGTAAGACCCAATATAAATACCAGTCATCAGGGAATATGACCATTGATATTTTAATTTGTAACATTTAGGTATAGCTTAAGTAAGCTATGACTGGGTTTAGAAAGAGAATCATGAAGATATCTCGGTGAATCTCAAATTCATGAAAGTTGAGCAATCTGCTGTTTGTCGAACAGATTGGTTGGTTCAAAAAATATGGGTTAAAAGTGAATAAATATATTTTTATGGTTTAATACCTTCAAGAATATTATAAAAAAAGAAGAAAAATTTGTTAATATAATATATTAAAAGATAAATTTAAAGTATCGAAGTGATTTCTAACTTACGTCCAATTACACCCGTCAAAGAATTTGAAGAAGCATGTATAAAAGCCAGTTTAAATAACAAAGAACAGAAGATTATTGATCACATTAGATATGTTGGCGTATTTACACAGCCGTCACTTACAAAAGAACTGCAATTAGAATCGAAGCCACCAATATTATCTGTGCTATGCGAAATTTGCAGAAAGATAGGTAAACATATGCCCAATCACTTTAATAAAGTCAGAAAATGGTCCAAGGAAATAAATGAGCATAAAGTCAAATGGGATGGTGATTTAGTCTGTTCGTTGGCTTGGGATAAAGACGGAGAACGATTATCTCCAGAGAATGGGACATGTTTATACCATACATTTGCAGTACACAAAGAATTATTCCAAGGACTAGATTAAATAACCAATTTAGAAGAATGTTATCCCTGACTAAGGTACTCAAACAACACATTATTAAAACCTAACTCTTCGGCTGAATATTCAAGCATCAAATTGTCAGACTCTATCTGGGAGCGGAAGGATCTAATTTCATCGGATTCATCTTCTGATGGAGGAATTCCGTCGACAACATCAAAGATAATGTTTTGTCGAACAATTTCTGCAAGAACTTCATTTGCCATAATGACGAAACTTAGTACTTATAAATACATAGCCAATATTTGTAATCTATAAAAGCAAATAAAACATTCCTTTACGAAAGCTCAACTAGAGGGCATGACATCTTCGTGATTAGCAAAAACCTATTTTCTCATTAAATCACCTATTACTTTCGCCCCGCAATGCATAATAACTTTACAAAAATTCACTTATGCTTTAAATTCCTTTACAAATAAGTTTTTGAATTGTGCTTCTACAAGGAGAAGATGTCGAGTCAACTGTAAGCAAGAAGACTGTCATAGCAGTCACAATGGCTACAAGCAGACAAGGTATAGGAGTAGTTAAAGAACTAAGCAAAACAAATAAATATCAAATACGTGCAATCACAAGAAATTTAAACAGCTCAAAAGCTTTTGGGCTTGAAAAACTAAAGAATGTTGAACTAGTTAAAGGAGATTTAATGGATCCTGAAAGCCTCAAAAGAGCTTTTGATGGTGTAGAAGTGATTTTTGGTAATACAACTCCTACAAAAGGTTGGAAATTATTTAGAGGAAGTATTGTTAGGTCGTATGAATTGGAACAAGGTTTTAACCTGATAAATCAAGTTAAAATTGCATACGAAAAAGGGAAGTTAAATCATTTTATATTTAGCTCAATAAGCAAAGGAAAAGATCCACTAAAAAATGACCTGGCTCCAGGACATTTTACGAGTAAATGGGATATAGAGGAATATATCGAAAGATTAGAACTTAAAAGAATTACTACAATATTAAGGCCAGTGAGTTACTTTGAAAACTTCGAAAATAAATTACCCGGCTACAGTATTTCGAAGAATATATTCCCTGGAATAGTTGGGAAAAAT is a window of Prochlorococcus marinus str. MIT 0917 DNA encoding:
- the dapB gene encoding 4-hydroxy-tetrahydrodipicolinate reductase, whose translation is MSSANQSIPVLVAGALGRMGSEVIKAINSSKDYQLVGAIDNQKEKEGQDIGSLIGIGPLNVFISSDFEGSLCAASQNVPKDGSTNGPVLVDFTHPKVAYKHTRTSIAYGVHPVIGTTGITTDQLEDLSKFAEKASLGSAIIPNFSVGMVLLQQAAASAARFYEFAELTEMHHNKKADAPSGTCIKTAELIEEQRSAFNKPLVTEEESIEGSRGGSRPSGLRLHSVRLPGLVAHQQVMFGSNGETYELVHNTIDRSAYMPGVLLVVKRIRSFNKLVYGLEEIL
- a CDS encoding magnesium chelatase subunit H, translated to MFTQVRSANRRVSPVENHKHKAVMKAVYVVLEPQYQNALTQAANSLNSQNGPIGIELNGYLIEELRDNANYESFKKDIEKADLFVASLIFIEDLAQKVVEAVEPHKENLKAAVVFPSMPEVMRLNKLGTFSMAQLGQSKSIIGDFMKKRKESGGAGFQDSMLKLLNTLPSILKYLPVDKAQDARSFMLSFQYWLGGTPDNLKNFLLMLGRKYVFAELNIEEEKIEVAEPEVFPDLGIWHPLAPNMFEDKKEYLNWTASRDDLSNKTKEGPVIGLVLQRSHIVTGDDAHYVAVIQELEYRGATVIPIFCGGLDFSKPVNEFYYDPINPDKPIVDGVVSLTGFALVGGPARQDHPKAIDALKKLNRPYMVALPLVFQTTQEWEGSDLGLHPVQVALQIAIPELDGAIEPIVLSGRDDATGKAHTLQDRVDAIAERAIRWSSLRIKKRDQKKLAITVFSFPPDKGNVGTAAYLDVFGSIYRVLEEMKQKGYDIKDMPRNPKELMETLINDPEALQGSPELSIAHRMSVKEYEKLTPYSERLEENWGKPPGNLNSDGQNLLIYGKEFGNVFVGVQPTFGYEGDPMRLLYSRSASPHHGFAAYYTYLEKVWKADAVLHFGTHGSLEFMPGKQMGMSETCYPDSLIGGLPNLYYYAANNPSEATIAKRRGYASTISYLTPPAENAGLYKGLKELGELVGSYQQLRESGRGIQIVNAIVETSKKCNLDEDVKLPEKDASELDIDARDLVVGNVYKQLMEIESRLLPCGLHTIGKPATAEEAIATLVSIASIEREDDGIRSLPGLLAESKGKTIEEVYEGNNKGILEDVELNKLITETARDAVGSMVKSLTGRDGRVNMKKNIWTLIVEFLRGIGFSIPSPWQASAKKAGFENVNANSLDKLFDYLRFCLEQICADKEMESLLKALDGDYVIPGPGGDPIRNPGVLPSGKNIHALDPQSIPTVAAVASAKGVVDKLIERQKEEQGTWPETIACVLWGTDNIKTYGESLAQILWFVGVKPKPDSVGRVNKLELLSLQELGRPRIDVVVNCSGVFRDLFINQMALIDQAVKMAAEADEPIDQNFVRKHALEQAEKEGKSIRESASRVFSNASGSYSSNVNLAVENSTWEEENELQEMYLSRKTYAFNADNPGEMNQNRDVFESVMKTADVTFQNLDSSEISLTDVSHYFDSDPTNLIKNLRDDGKAPSSYIADTTTANAQVRSLSETIRLDSRTKLLNPKWYEGMLKSGYEGVREVSNRLNYTLGWSATSGQVDNFVYEESNETFINDPEMRKRLMELNPHSFRRIVGTLLEVNGRGYWETSDENIEQLKELYQEVEDRIEGVNTED
- the folP gene encoding dihydropteroate synthase; the encoded protein is MQITKQYNKYLPEHWERETHLMAIVNITKDSFSDGGLYIDLPSAIKHASLCIKQGAHILDIGAQSTRPGASEVGAEIEIKRLLPLIKELKLLHPEIPISVDTYHHSVAEKVINTGADWINDVSGGRHDPEIFSVIADKDCPYILTHSRGNSKTMDSLATYSNVVNNVKDELLNQIDLAILKGINNEQIIIDPGLGFGKNVNQNLTLLKKIDEFVSMNYPVLIGASRKRFIGSVLNEPDPNKRIFGTSAVASRCVIAGVDILRVHDIKQISQVIRMTKSII
- the tpiA gene encoding triose-phosphate isomerase produces the protein MRKPVIAGNWKMNMTCTEAIEYMRVLIPLLKDIPKKDREIVIAPPFTALYPLSEFIKDKSEYLSLSSQNVHWEDSGAYTAEVSPLMLNELSVKCAIVGHSEPRKYFSESDEQINKRAQSAQDHQLIPIVCVGETIEQRELGEAERVIRRQVDQGLEGIDVKRLIVAYEPIWAIGTGKTCEANEANRICGLIRKWTGYEDVIIQYGGSVKSNNIDEIMSMSDIDGVLVGGASLDPTNFARIANYETI
- a CDS encoding RNA-binding S4 domain-containing protein; translation: MKLDQFLKFIGIVQTGGEAKMIIKSGKISVNGIVENRRGRKLIDGDQIIFANETYIVPNSDPLGRKLARSEK
- a CDS encoding ABC transporter ATP-binding protein, with amino-acid sequence MKQKNKINFIYLIERLKGHLPILLLGGISMFVYVICWPILAWLSGKLIPGIGQGNTKLVLTVILQALIIFIIQKTAQYLQDSLLAKPALSISQDLRTTLFRKLQKSNILFIEKLSSGDIAYRLTEDVDRVGEVIYKSIQDTTPSIFQLLAVFGYMIFIDWNLSLATIILAPLIALLVSNFGGRVLKASEKSQNKISSLAGLLSEAIQGLPMVKAFAVEEWLQNDFDKQVELHKEAKFNMLKLVALQHPIVGLIEVIGILSILSIGTFRIQTGGMSTEEFGSYFTALIMLIDPISHITTNYNELKQGQASLRRLNEITVNPHEISTSNRGLIPNKLDGKITFKNVFFSYSQDNEVIEDISLEIDSGKITALVGPSGAGKSTIFSLILKFIEPNKGSIFIDEYNLNKVNTNYLRRLIGIVPQKTFIFSGTIAEAIRFGRSTTRQNIVNAAKIANAHDFIEQFPDGYETFIEERGTNLSGGQLQRISIARALVGDPTILLLDEATSALDAEAEESVQKGLKQAMHSRTVLVIAHRLSTIQKADKIAVIEKGRICEVGNHKELINRQGRYKEFCDKQFIKSF
- a CDS encoding DUF6447 family protein produces the protein MSNSKSNEMEAILTFEDKKYDLKNCPKEVQELVKGMQVADAQLRMHEDTLKVLAVGRQHLASQLKAKLETINPINNKQ
- a CDS encoding DUF1330 domain-containing protein, which translates into the protein MGTKGYWLKQAKIESTAQFIEYVKTVVPWLRSVGGTIIAKDVNQNSDLNEWDGGQLGVIVEFESKAAAQKAFNSSEFQEYIKYSGIENQLSLSIIG